The sequence below is a genomic window from Gammaproteobacteria bacterium.
GAGCAGCCCGGGAAGGTGGCGGAGGCGGTGGTGTGGGTGGCCGGCCGCGCCTGCGCGCGTCTGCGGCAATCCCTGCGGCAGGCCGATTGCCAGCGCCTGCTGTGAACGCCGCCGCGAACGTTCAGGACGGGTCTTCGTCCGCGGCGGATCGCTCCTCGATCCCCAGCAGCTCGATCTCGAACACCAGGGTCGCATCGGGGCCGATGGTGGGCGGCGAACCCTCGCGGCCGTATCCCAGGGCGGGAGGGATGTAGGCGCGCCACTTGGCGCCGACCCGCATTTTAGGCAGCAGGCGCTGCCAGCCGCGGATCATCCTCTTCAAGGGTAGCGACGCCGGCGCGCCGCCGCGGTGGGAACTGTCGAATTCCTCGCCGTCAATCAAGCTGCCCCGGTAATGCACCCGCACGATGTCGCTCAGCCCCGGCCGCCTTCCCTGGCCTTCCCGCAGGATTTCGTACAGCAGGCCGTCCGCCAACTCCGTCACCCCCTCGCGGTTCCGGTTTTCGGCGAGGAAGCGGCGCCCCTCCTCGCGGTTTTTGTTCCCCAACTCTCGCCATTGGCGCAGCCAGTCCTCCTTGTACAGCAGCAGCAGTTTGGCGATCTCCGGCTCTTCCAGGCGCAGCGGGCGCTCCGTGAGCGCATCCTCGATCCCCTGGGAAAAGTTTTGCATCCGCAGCCGCGATTTGTGAATGGACAGGTGGCGGCTGTAATGCACGCCCAGGGAATAACTGGTGTCCTTCGACGCCGCCGCTTCCGGCTTGCCGGCCCGGTTGCGCTCGAAGGCGATCAGCAGGGAGGACATGGTTTGGGTCGGGAGTCGGAACTTGCGGCCCGTCAGGGCGTCCCGGACCCCGGAGACGAACGCGGTCGCGTCCAACCGGATCCCGGAGGCGATCTGCCGCGTATCGCGGCCGAACTGCACCCCCAGGGCGTAACTGGTCTGTTCCGTGGCCAGCTCCGCGGCAGCCGCCGCCCCGGCGAGCAGCAGGGCGCAGGCGGCCAGGGCGGGCGCCGGCGGCAAGGGCCTCACCGCGCCCCCTGCAACTGCGTGGCGGGGAGGTAGTAGCCCAGCAACTCCCGCCGCCAGAGGGCGTTGTTGCGCCGGCGTTCGTCCGGGGCGGTGTAGCTGTAGCGGTACAGCAGGGCGCGGACGTACCGCGGCGGTTGGTCGGGGAAGGGGTTGTAGTCGAACAGGGCAATCACCGGCGGGCTGTTCCGCAACAGGCGATACACCAGGTTGCCAACCCAGGGATGCTCCCTTGCCGTGCCGAGGACGGCGAACCAGCACTGCCAGTCCAGCCGCGGCTGGTGCGGGAAGATCCACGGCAGCCCCCTGGCGGTGGGGCCGGGTTTGTAGCGGAAGGAATACTCTTGCCAGGAGCGGCGGTCCCGGCTGCCCTCGAGCACGAGTTCCAGGCGTTGCGTCGTCATCACCGCGAATACGCCGTAGGGATTGACGATACGCAGGGGGCGCAGGAACCGTTCCGCGGCGGCCGCGCCCGGCAGTTCCTGGGCGGCGAACAGACGCCAGAACTGGGAGGCGTTGAT
It includes:
- a CDS encoding FKBP-type peptidyl-prolyl cis-trans isomerase; translation: MRPLPPAPALAACALLLAGAAAAAELATEQTSYALGVQFGRDTRQIASGIRLDATAFVSGVRDALTGRKFRLPTQTMSSLLIAFERNRAGKPEAAASKDTSYSLGVHYSRHLSIHKSRLRMQNFSQGIEDALTERPLRLEEPEIAKLLLLYKEDWLRQWRELGNKNREEGRRFLAENRNREGVTELADGLLYEILREGQGRRPGLSDIVRVHYRGSLIDGEEFDSSHRGGAPASLPLKRMIRGWQRLLPKMRVGAKWRAYIPPALGYGREGSPPTIGPDATLVFEIELLGIEERSAADEDPS